TTGCTTGGCCAGAAAGCGGACGTGATAGTCGCGCAACAGCCAGTAGCCGAGCATGATGTCCAGCTGGCTTTGGTGGTTGAGCATGAAAACGTAGTGTCCGCCCGGCTCCAGGGCGGAAAGATCCACTTCATAGCGGACCCCCGTGAGCCAGGCCAGTTTGCTGGTCCAGGCGTACCCGAATTTTTCTCCCCACCGCCCCCGGTTTTTGGTGAACCCCATGAGACCCATGGCGCACGAATAATACACGGTGATGGGAAAGAATAAGAGATAGAATAGAAATTTACGCATGTTTTGGGGACTCCTCAAAGGGCGCACGGTAGCGGAAAAGCCGTGAGCGGACAAGAGGCGGAATTGGGCGTGTGGCGTTCGGCAGTCCGCTTTGGTCACAAAAAAGGCCGGGTGGAATGGTTTCCGCCCGGCCCGGGTGTTTGTGGTGGAACGTCCCTACGGTCTGGATTACTCCGCGTCGGCCTCGGCTTGCGAGGCCTTGATGACCTGCTCGGAGACGTTGGGCGGGCATTCCTCGTAGTGATCGAATTCCATGGCGAAGGTTCCCTGGCCGCCGGTCATGGAGTTGAGGTCCGGGGCGTATTTGAGCACTTCGGCCATGGGGACGTGGGCCCGGATTTCCGTGATGCCTGCGTTGGAATCGGAACCAAGCACCTTGCCGCGACGGCCGGAAAGGTCGCCGATGACGTCGCCCATGAAGGAGTCGGGAACGGATACGCTGACGAGCATGATGGGTTCCAGCAGTTTGACTCCGGCCTTTTCGCAGGCTTTTTTGTATGCCAGTGACCCGGCTACCTTGAAGGCCATCTCCGAGGAGTCCACCTTGTGGTAGGTGCCGTCGTAGAGGGTCACCTTGAAGTCGATGAGCGGATATCCGGCCAGGAACCCGCGTTGGGAGGCCTCCTGGATGCCCTTGTCCACGGCCGGGATAAACTGCCCGGGAATGGCGCCGCCCACGATTTTGTTTTCAAATTCGTATCCGGATCCGGCAGCCAACGGTTCCATGTGAATCCAGCAGTCACCAAACTGACCGCGTCCGCCGGATTGCTTCTTGTGGCGGCCCTGAATTTCCGTGGCTTTCCCTTTGAGGGTTTCGCGGTAGGGAACCTTGGGCGTCTTGAGCACGATCTGCACCTTGGAGCGACGCTTGGCCCGTTCTGCCGAGATTTCAATGTGGTTCTGGCCCATGCCTGAAAGCAGGGTGTCCCCGGTTTCCTCGTCGCGGGCCAGGGACAGGGTGATGTCCTCGTCGAGCAGTTTGGAAACCGCGGCGTAGACCTTGTCCTCGTCGCCTTTTTCGGCCGGGGCCAGGGCATAGGTGATGAGCTGGGGTGCAAGCTCCGGCGGCTGGAGTTCGAACTCGCCTTTTTCCGGTACCAGGGTGTCGCCCGTGCGGGTGGCCTTGAGTTTGCTCAGGGTCACGATGGCGCCCGGTCCCATGGGATCCTTGGTTTGCTTTTGTTCCTTGCCTTCCATGAGCAGCAGCTGCCCCACGCGCTCCTTTTCATCGCGAGTGGCGTTTTGCAGGGCGGAGTCCGCGTTCAGCGTACCGGAGAGCACGCGCACCACGGTGAGCTGACCGGCAAAGGGGTCGGCCAGGGTCTTGAACACGAATGCGGCCAGCGGCTCGTCCGGCGAGCTTTTGCGGACGGATTCATCCTTGCCGGTCCAGTCTGCATGGTCCAAAGGCGAGGGAAGCAGATCCTGAACCGTGTCCAGAAGCATGTCCGCGCCTTTGTTTTCCAGAGCGGCTCCCACCACCACGGGGACCAGTTCACCGGAAACGACGCCGGTTTTCAGCCCCTGGATGAGTTGTTCGTGGGTGAGTTCGCCTTCTTCAAAATACGTTTCCATGAGCTGTTCGTCGGACTCGGCCACGTTTTCGATCATGGTCTCGCGCATGGTTTCGATTTCGTCGGCCATGTCCGCAGGGATGTCGCCGGGAGTGGCGTTGCCGTCGTCGTCGAACAACAAGGCCTTGTTGGCGAGCATGTCCACCACGCCCTTGAAGTCTTCCCTGGCGCCGATGGGATGGTAGAGCAGCACGGGCTTGATGCCGAGCATGTCGCTTAATCCGGCGAACGCCGTATCAAAGTCGGCGCGGTCGCGGTCCATTTTGTTGATGAAGACCACGGCGGGCAGTCCGGCTTTTTGGATTTCGGACCAAACCTTGCGGGTATGGGGCTTTACGCCGTCCACCGCGTCAATGACGAGCACGGTGCTGTCTGCGGCGGTGAGCAGGTAGCTGAGGTCACCGCTGAAGTTGGCGTCGCCCGGAGCATCGATCAGGAAGTGCTGGTTCTTGTTCCACTTGTAGCTGGCGAAACCAGGCTGGATGGACCCGCGGCGCTTGATTTCCTCGGGTTCGTAATCCAGGGCGGTAGTGCCCTCCTCGATTTTGCCCAGCCGGTTGATGATTCCGGTTTTGAAGAGCAACATTTCAGCCACGGAGGTTTTTCCGCAGCCGCCATGTCCAACCAATGCATACGTTCTCTGGTTCTTCAATGCGTCAGACATTCCCAACTCCATTCCACTCAGGTTTTGTCGAGCGGTGGCCGCAAGTTACGACCCGCCGCGAACGAGCAGCAGTTTTTTAAGGGTTTAGACCTATAGGAATAGCAGCCGCATCTTGTCAAGGGGGGCTTCGCGCTTGGTTTGGTATCTAAGCAGTTGATCTGTGATGCAAAATAGACCAGTGCAATGCAATCAACGCTTGTGAAAAAAAGGGTAAACTGTGCAGTCTGAAAAACAGGTGCAGGGTAAGAGGCTGTTCTTGCGGTTGCGGGAAAAGAATGCTCTGCGTTGCGTGCATGTTCGTTTTGTGGTTAGCTCTGGACCAATCAAGGAGTCTTGTCATGCCGTTGCCGGACTATCAGGAGCGCGTGGAGCGCATGCAGCGCGGGTTGGGGCGCGCCGTTCAAAAAGATGTAACGCTTCTGAACATCCCGGGCCGGTCCTTGGCCTGTAAGATTGATCCGCTGTATTATCTGGCGGTCCAGCCCTTGTTTGATCAGGCTTTGGAACGCTGGGCCGGGTTGCCGCCCGGTGCTGCCGCCGATACGCTGGTACGCACCGGAATCTATGTGACCCGACCGCCAAAACGCGAGCATGTCCTGCCTTTGAACGTGACCTGGGGGAACAGGTTCCTCCGCATTCAGGCCACTTTCGTGGACGCGGATTTTGTCGATAAGGCGCTGAAGATGTATTCCGGCGCACGTCGTGGAGTCGATGTCTCGGAATTGCGCATCGACCATGCGGATCGCGAACAAGTGGAACGGCTGTTCCAAAACAAAACCGCTCCCGGCGGTGTTGCCTTTGCGGGGTGAGAAAACCAGGAAGGCATGCCTTGGGTGGCAAGGTGGATTCGGCGCTGGCGCGTGGTCGTATTGCCGCGAACTTCGGGAGCAGCCTTCCCGAAATTCGCGGCAGACCACGGGCCTGGGGCTAATAACGATGTTAGCCCATGGAATTAGTTCTGTTTTACTTTGCTGTTCGGGCAGGTGTCCGAGAGGAAGCAGATGGAGCAGCCGCCTTTGTAGGGCATGTGGGTGAACACGGCGTACTGGTGGTCCAGGGTGCCTTCCGCGTTCCAGTGCAGCCCCAGGGATTCGAACGTATCCTGCACGGCGGCGCCCGGCTTGGGCAGGGGGGCGCATTGGCCCTGGTCCAGTTCCGGGATGAGGTGCCGGGCCGCGGTCATGACCATGGTGATGGCCAGGTTATGGAAGCTCATGCCCAGGGAGGGGGAATCCTGCCAGATTCCTTCCACTTCGTTGTCCACGTCTTTGGTGAGCCAGAGCAGCAGGTAGGCGTTGCCGCCTTGGGGGTTCACCAGTTTTTTCGCGTTGAGCTGCTGTTTCCAGCGCTCCCAGCGCGGGGCCATTTCTTCCATGAGATCCTGTTCAATGCGTGTTTCCTGGCTGATTTCGGAATAGAGCCAGATATCAAATTCAGGGTTTACGTCCAGTGTTTCCACGTTCAGCTGGGCCATGTTTGCGTCCTCCAATGCTCGGGGGGATAAAATGCTCGTGGACCCATACCCGCTTTCCTGGCGCGGCTCAAGCGTCCTGCTTTCGGTTCACAGTCCGCCGTATCCTTGATATGTTTCACAAGATATGGAGAGTCCTGAACGCCAAATTTGAGGGAGTTGTGTCCATGCGAGGGGCGAACCGACTTGTCGCGTTTTTGACCACGCTGCCTGCCCGGAACCGTGAACTGGCCAACTTGTTGTTGGCGGTGCTTATTGGCGTACTGGCTGGGTATGGTGCTTTGTTGTTCCGCTACGTGCTCATGTCCATGCAATGGCTGTTTTATCAGCACGGTGAGGACGTGCTGACCTGGATACACACCGTACCATGGTGGATGAAAATCGCTTTGCCTGCGGGCGGAGGATTGGCCGTGGGGTTGATCGTGCATTTTTTTGCGCGGGAAGCCAAAGGACACGGCGTACCCGAGGTCATGGAGGCGGTGGTGCTCCGTCAGGGGCAGATTCGCAAGCGTGTAGCTCTGGCCAAGATCGTGGCCTCGGCCATTACTATTGGTTCCGGCGGTTCCGTGGGACGGGAGGGACCGATGGTGCAGATCGGCTCATCCATCGGTTCTTCGGTGGGACAGCTTTTCAAGGTACCCAGTCTGGATATGCGAACCATGGTGGGCTGCGGCGCGGCCGCTGGCATAGCGGCCACCTTTAACGCACCCATTGCCGGAGTACTGTTCGCTTTGGAAATCATTGTCGGGGATTTCGGACTGATGGCCTTTTCCCCGGTGGTGCTGGCCTCGGTGACGGCCACGACCATTTCCCGCTACTATCTCGGTGACCTGCCCGCGTTCGTTATTCCGGATTATTCCATTGTCTCACTGTGGGAATATGCGTTCTATCCCGTGCTGGGCGTGTGTACGGCCATGGCTGCGCTATTGTTCATCAAGGTGCTGTACGCTTTTGAGGATGGATTCGAGGCCATGCGTATTCCGGGCTGGATCAAACCTGCCGTGGGGGGCGGCTTGTTGGGCGGAGTGATCATCTTTTTCCCGGAAACCTTTGGCGTGGGCTACGGGGCCATGAACCTGTCCCTGACCAATCAGATGGCGGGATGGGCGTTGTTGGTGCTCGTGTTCGTCAAAATCCTGGCCACGTCCATTGTCCTGGGATCGGGGGGATCGGGCGGTATTTTTGCTCCCTCCCTGTTCATGGGAGCCATGCTGGGGGGCGCGTTCGGCTGCGCGGTGAACGCGATTTTTCCGGCACTGACAGCCCAGCCCGGAGCATATGCCCTGGTGGGCATGGGAGCCATGGTGGCCGGAACCACCTACGCACCCATTACCGCCATTTTGATTCTTTTTGAAATGACGGGAAGCTATTCCATCATATTGCCCTTGATGATCACGTGCATTCTGGCCACGATCATCAATTCCTCCGTGCGGCGCGGCTCCATCTACACCACCAAACTGTTGCGCCGGGGCATCGACATCCTGGCGGGTCGAGCCGGCAATGTGCTGGAGTCCTTGCTGGTCAGCGAGGTCATGGACCATCACATCCACACCGTGCCGGAATCCGCGTCTCTGGAGCGGATCATCTGGACCTTTAAGACGGAAAACGCGCCGTATCTGCATGTAATCAATGCGCAGGGCATGCTCACGGGGGTTATTTCCTTCCGCGATTTGCGCGCCGTGCTCAACGAACCGGCCCTGCACCACTTGATCATCGCCAAGGAT
The Paucidesulfovibrio gracilis DSM 16080 DNA segment above includes these coding regions:
- the fusA gene encoding elongation factor G, producing MSDALKNQRTYALVGHGGCGKTSVAEMLLFKTGIINRLGKIEEGTTALDYEPEEIKRRGSIQPGFASYKWNKNQHFLIDAPGDANFSGDLSYLLTAADSTVLVIDAVDGVKPHTRKVWSEIQKAGLPAVVFINKMDRDRADFDTAFAGLSDMLGIKPVLLYHPIGAREDFKGVVDMLANKALLFDDDGNATPGDIPADMADEIETMRETMIENVAESDEQLMETYFEEGELTHEQLIQGLKTGVVSGELVPVVVGAALENKGADMLLDTVQDLLPSPLDHADWTGKDESVRKSSPDEPLAAFVFKTLADPFAGQLTVVRVLSGTLNADSALQNATRDEKERVGQLLLMEGKEQKQTKDPMGPGAIVTLSKLKATRTGDTLVPEKGEFELQPPELAPQLITYALAPAEKGDEDKVYAAVSKLLDEDITLSLARDEETGDTLLSGMGQNHIEISAERAKRRSKVQIVLKTPKVPYRETLKGKATEIQGRHKKQSGGRGQFGDCWIHMEPLAAGSGYEFENKIVGGAIPGQFIPAVDKGIQEASQRGFLAGYPLIDFKVTLYDGTYHKVDSSEMAFKVAGSLAYKKACEKAGVKLLEPIMLVSVSVPDSFMGDVIGDLSGRRGKVLGSDSNAGITEIRAHVPMAEVLKYAPDLNSMTGGQGTFAMEFDHYEECPPNVSEQVIKASQAEADAE
- a CDS encoding chloride channel protein, producing MRGANRLVAFLTTLPARNRELANLLLAVLIGVLAGYGALLFRYVLMSMQWLFYQHGEDVLTWIHTVPWWMKIALPAGGGLAVGLIVHFFAREAKGHGVPEVMEAVVLRQGQIRKRVALAKIVASAITIGSGGSVGREGPMVQIGSSIGSSVGQLFKVPSLDMRTMVGCGAAAGIAATFNAPIAGVLFALEIIVGDFGLMAFSPVVLASVTATTISRYYLGDLPAFVIPDYSIVSLWEYAFYPVLGVCTAMAALLFIKVLYAFEDGFEAMRIPGWIKPAVGGGLLGGVIIFFPETFGVGYGAMNLSLTNQMAGWALLVLVFVKILATSIVLGSGGSGGIFAPSLFMGAMLGGAFGCAVNAIFPALTAQPGAYALVGMGAMVAGTTYAPITAILILFEMTGSYSIILPLMITCILATIINSSVRRGSIYTTKLLRRGIDILAGRAGNVLESLLVSEVMDHHIHTVPESASLERIIWTFKTENAPYLHVINAQGMLTGVISFRDLRAVLNEPALHHLIIAKDLETPQPVVVTPSDTLQTASRRLVNKGVSQLPVVRSVEEPFPLGTLTESAVTSAYNQAVVRRAIIRQEN